In a genomic window of Thiolapillus brandeum:
- the gspE gene encoding type II secretion system ATPase GspE — protein MNTEQTETLDESVVALDANQRMAAAMEAAGKLSAQDYSRAAHLAAEGGVSVWNMVHKLGLASERDLAEAFSQELGLDFIAADDFPDVALFEDAVSQRFLKESRVLPLYLEDDRLFLAMADPGDEFAISAMEAASGHEVQPVVALPADIDNAIEKLYGAGRSAMGEIIDGLGEGDDAEADVETLKDLASEAPVIRLVNLIVQRAVESRASDIHVEPFEDQLKVRYRIDGVLSESEAPPAHSTAAIISRIKLMAKLNIAERRLPQDGRISLRVQGKELDLRVSTVPTMFGESVVIRLLDKESVKFDFGALGFDGEPLARFKHILDMPHGIVLVTGPTGSGKSTTLYTALSRLNTAEKKIITVEDPVEYQVAGINQIQVKPQIDLTFSSALRSIVRQDPDIIMVGEMRDLETARIAVQSALTGHLVLSTLHTNDAAGGITRLLDMGVEDYLITSTVNGILAQRLVRRLCQHCREAYEPLPELVEELDLKRYVDEGEQVRLYHPVGCEQCGGSGYYGRLSLTEVLVMNDEIRRLIMRHANAGEIQQAAIEDGMDTLRHDGLRKSVSGLTTLEEVARVAED, from the coding sequence ATGAATACAGAGCAGACAGAAACTCTCGATGAATCAGTAGTGGCCCTGGATGCCAACCAGCGCATGGCGGCGGCCATGGAGGCGGCGGGCAAGCTGAGTGCCCAGGACTATTCCCGGGCCGCTCACCTGGCGGCGGAAGGCGGCGTGTCCGTGTGGAATATGGTGCACAAGCTGGGGCTGGCGTCGGAGCGGGATCTGGCAGAGGCATTCAGTCAAGAGCTGGGGCTGGATTTCATTGCCGCCGACGACTTTCCCGATGTGGCCCTGTTCGAAGATGCCGTGTCCCAGCGTTTCCTCAAGGAATCGCGGGTGCTGCCCCTGTACCTCGAGGATGACCGCCTTTTCCTGGCCATGGCGGATCCGGGGGATGAATTTGCCATCAGTGCCATGGAAGCAGCCAGTGGCCATGAGGTGCAGCCCGTGGTGGCTCTGCCCGCAGATATCGACAATGCCATCGAGAAACTCTATGGCGCCGGGCGTTCCGCCATGGGCGAGATCATCGATGGCCTGGGCGAGGGGGACGATGCCGAAGCCGACGTGGAAACCCTCAAGGATCTCGCCAGTGAAGCGCCGGTCATCCGTCTGGTGAATCTGATCGTGCAGCGGGCGGTGGAATCCCGGGCCTCGGACATTCACGTCGAGCCTTTCGAAGACCAGCTCAAAGTGCGTTACCGCATCGATGGGGTGCTCAGCGAGAGTGAAGCACCACCGGCCCATTCCACGGCGGCCATCATTTCCCGTATCAAACTCATGGCCAAGCTCAATATCGCCGAGCGGCGCCTGCCACAGGATGGCCGCATCAGTCTGCGGGTGCAGGGCAAGGAGCTGGATCTGCGGGTATCCACGGTGCCCACCATGTTCGGGGAGAGCGTGGTCATCCGTCTGCTGGACAAGGAAAGCGTGAAATTCGACTTTGGTGCCCTGGGCTTCGATGGTGAACCTCTGGCGCGTTTCAAGCATATCCTGGACATGCCTCATGGCATCGTGCTGGTCACCGGCCCCACGGGCAGTGGTAAATCCACCACCCTCTATACCGCCCTGAGCCGTCTGAATACCGCAGAGAAGAAGATCATCACCGTGGAAGATCCGGTGGAATACCAGGTGGCGGGCATCAATCAGATCCAGGTCAAGCCGCAGATCGACCTGACCTTCTCCAGCGCTTTGCGCTCCATTGTGCGTCAGGACCCGGACATCATCATGGTGGGGGAGATGCGGGATCTGGAGACGGCGCGCATTGCCGTGCAGTCCGCGCTCACCGGCCACCTGGTGCTGTCCACCCTGCATACCAATGATGCCGCCGGGGGAATCACCCGCCTGCTGGATATGGGCGTGGAAGACTATCTCATCACCTCTACGGTGAACGGGATTCTTGCCCAGCGCCTGGTGCGGCGCCTCTGTCAGCACTGCCGGGAAGCCTACGAACCTCTGCCGGAACTGGTGGAGGAACTGGATCTGAAGCGCTATGTCGATGAGGGAGAGCAGGTACGGCTCTATCATCCCGTGGGCTGCGAACAATGCGGCGGCAGCGGTTACTATGGCCGCCTGTCCCTGACGGAAGTGCTGGTTATGAACGACGAGATCCGCCGCCTCATCATGCGCCACGCCAATGCCGGTGAGATCCAGCAGGCCGCCATAGAGGATGGCATGGATACCCTGCGCCATGATGGCCTGCGCAAATCGGTCAGCGGCCTGACCACTCTGGAAGAAGTGGCCCGGGTGGCGGAGGACTGA
- a CDS encoding type II secretion system F family protein — translation MPQFSYKAVRANGEVVEGEMDAANEGALVSQLQAEGLMPIRTGRAGSGLKGLFRRRRPKVDQEQILHFTREVATLLEAGMTLDRALQILADLSEEQALARMIENIREKVQGGATLSAALEAQGKIFPPLYISMVKAGEAGGVLHNVLEKLAEYLERSKELRDDVRAALTYPTILLTVAGLSVIGLLVGVVPQFSQMFADMGKSLPLPTQIVVAVGNAMTHYWWMILAAILLFVAFAGQHFSRPEVKAVWDRRLLGWPLLGDLIAKVETARLTRTLAILLHNGLPLLGALNLVKDVINNTVIKASISDAADSLKRGKGLADPLIEDGVLPPLALQMIKVGEESGDLEPMLNKVADVFDKEVRASVKRLLTLLEPALIVGLGLIVAGIIASIMLAILGANDLAL, via the coding sequence ATGCCCCAGTTCAGTTACAAGGCAGTGCGCGCCAACGGTGAAGTGGTGGAAGGCGAAATGGATGCGGCCAATGAAGGCGCCCTGGTCAGCCAGCTTCAGGCCGAGGGCCTCATGCCCATTCGCACGGGTCGGGCCGGAAGCGGTCTCAAGGGCCTGTTCCGGCGCCGCAGGCCAAAAGTGGATCAGGAGCAGATTCTGCACTTCACCCGGGAAGTGGCCACCCTCCTGGAAGCGGGCATGACCCTTGACCGGGCCCTGCAGATTCTTGCCGACCTGTCGGAAGAACAGGCCCTGGCGCGCATGATCGAAAACATTCGGGAAAAGGTGCAGGGGGGAGCGACCCTGTCAGCCGCTCTGGAAGCCCAGGGCAAGATATTTCCTCCCTTGTATATCAGCATGGTCAAGGCGGGTGAAGCCGGTGGCGTGTTGCACAATGTGCTGGAAAAACTGGCGGAGTACCTGGAGCGTTCCAAGGAACTGCGTGATGACGTGCGCGCCGCCCTGACCTATCCCACGATTCTGCTTACGGTTGCCGGCCTGTCCGTCATTGGCTTGCTGGTGGGCGTGGTGCCCCAGTTCAGCCAGATGTTTGCCGACATGGGCAAGAGCCTGCCCCTTCCCACCCAGATCGTGGTGGCCGTGGGCAATGCCATGACCCATTACTGGTGGATGATTCTTGCGGCCATTTTGCTGTTCGTGGCCTTTGCCGGGCAGCATTTTTCCAGGCCGGAAGTAAAAGCGGTCTGGGATCGGCGTCTGTTGGGCTGGCCCCTGCTGGGGGATCTCATTGCCAAGGTGGAGACCGCTCGTCTCACCCGCACCCTGGCCATCCTGCTGCATAATGGCCTGCCGCTGCTTGGGGCACTAAATCTTGTCAAGGATGTCATAAACAATACCGTCATCAAGGCCAGCATCAGTGATGCGGCAGACAGCCTCAAGCGGGGAAAAGGTCTGGCGGATCCGCTGATCGAGGATGGCGTGTTGCCGCCCCTGGCCCTGCAGATGATCAAGGTGGGCGAGGAATCCGGTGACCTGGAGCCCATGCTCAACAAAGTGGCGGATGTGTTCGACAAGGAGGTACGTGCCAGCGTCAAGCGCCTGCTCACCCTGCTGGAACCTGCGCTGATCGTGGGTTTGGGCCTGATTGTGGCAGGTATCATTGCGTCCATTATGCTGGCCATACTGGGGGCCAACGATCTGGCCCTTTAG
- the gspG gene encoding type II secretion system major pseudopilin GspG, with amino-acid sequence MKIDIKRSNAGFTLLELLVVLAILAMLAGLVAPKVMQQFGKGKHDAAVAQIGNLKSALELYKLDAMNYPQSLEALTKGVNGNKSVLDKLPKDPWGNDYQYRFPGEHGDYDIVSYGSDGQPGGEGEARDITSW; translated from the coding sequence ATGAAAATCGACATAAAACGAAGCAACGCGGGTTTTACCTTGCTGGAACTGCTGGTGGTTCTGGCCATTCTGGCCATGCTGGCGGGCCTTGTTGCCCCCAAGGTCATGCAACAGTTTGGCAAGGGCAAGCACGATGCTGCGGTAGCCCAGATCGGCAACCTCAAAAGCGCATTGGAACTGTACAAGCTGGATGCCATGAACTATCCCCAGTCCCTGGAGGCCCTGACCAAGGGAGTGAATGGCAACAAATCTGTCCTCGACAAGCTTCCCAAGGATCCCTGGGGCAATGATTATCAGTACCGGTTCCCGGGGGAACATGGCGACTATGATATCGTTTCCTACGGTTCTGATGGCCAGCCGGGTGGAGAGGGTGAAGCCCGCGACATCACCAGCTGGTAG